A genomic segment from Legionella micdadei encodes:
- a CDS encoding acyl-CoA dehydrogenase, translating into MATLLFLIYLVFTLVVLYRGMNAMSWEIGSAIYLILATFVIGMNWFLGLLIWLAIIAAVVLINVESLRDAISDFLFHHAGKSIPKLTKTEEEALNAGDTWIEKDIFTGSPNWETLKNVSAQLTPEEQAFLDNEVQTLCSMLDNWKIKQAGDLPEDIWTYIKEKGFLGLVIPKEYGGKGFSARAHSDVVLKIASRSPAAAVTVMVPNSLGPGELLTYYGTDEQKANYLPNLAKGIDIPCFALTEPGAGSDATSIQSEAIVVKKKVDGKMVLGLNITLNKRWITLAPVATLIGLAVNLKDPDGLLKGEGSEGITCLLIPRDTENLIIGNRHLPAEQSFMNGTLRGENIFVPITTIIGGQKNAGHGWQMLVECLSIGRSISLPALGSASSSVAYLTTGAFARIRRQFAVEIGNFEGIEEKLAEVAGLNYIVNATRLLTVAAVNQHKKPSVASAITKYFNTELARIAINDAMDIHAGRAVVTGERNYLFDFYQSIPVSVTVEGANIMSRNLLIFGQGSMACHPYVRDEFYAISRNDKEGFRQLIWQHINYSMRNFAKALCSAWTAGLFIEAPGNELNYGYKKLARLSHALAWLADLSLIYLGGDLKRKERLSARLADGMSFLYMAMAVLRSYQENNENPDEKLHAKWALKYCFYQAQKSMIAFCRNFPSRPLGFLMRLVAFPFGQTMAYPSDKLDHQLARLMMKNNHYRNRMSKLIFLSGDRKQPVDRMEQTLQLIINHDELYKRINDLKRYKFGALKEKIAEKVAKGELSQAEADNIISVERACWDAIQVDEFSFDSLKKKSFASLADTFPNPMD; encoded by the coding sequence ATGGCTACTCTGCTGTTTCTTATCTATTTAGTATTTACTCTGGTTGTACTCTATCGTGGGATGAATGCAATGAGCTGGGAAATCGGTAGCGCTATCTATCTGATTCTAGCCACATTTGTAATTGGCATGAATTGGTTTCTCGGATTACTCATCTGGTTAGCCATCATTGCTGCAGTAGTACTCATTAATGTTGAATCTTTGCGCGATGCAATCAGTGATTTCTTGTTCCATCACGCGGGTAAATCAATTCCCAAGTTAACCAAAACAGAAGAAGAAGCTTTAAATGCTGGAGATACTTGGATTGAAAAGGATATTTTTACCGGATCTCCGAACTGGGAAACTCTAAAAAATGTTTCTGCACAACTTACTCCAGAAGAACAAGCTTTTCTCGATAATGAAGTGCAAACACTATGCAGCATGCTTGATAATTGGAAAATAAAGCAAGCCGGGGATTTACCAGAAGACATTTGGACTTATATCAAAGAAAAAGGCTTTTTAGGATTAGTAATCCCTAAGGAATATGGAGGCAAAGGATTTTCAGCGCGGGCCCATTCTGATGTCGTGCTCAAAATAGCGAGTCGTTCCCCTGCAGCAGCTGTCACGGTGATGGTGCCAAATTCCCTTGGCCCAGGTGAGTTGCTCACTTACTACGGAACGGATGAACAAAAGGCTAACTATTTACCCAACTTGGCAAAAGGAATTGATATCCCTTGTTTTGCCCTGACTGAGCCGGGGGCTGGCAGTGACGCTACTTCAATTCAATCTGAAGCGATTGTGGTTAAAAAGAAAGTCGATGGTAAGATGGTTTTAGGATTAAACATCACTTTAAATAAACGATGGATTACTTTAGCCCCTGTCGCTACACTCATCGGGCTCGCAGTGAATCTGAAAGACCCCGATGGTTTGTTGAAAGGGGAGGGTTCTGAAGGCATAACGTGTCTGTTAATCCCACGTGACACTGAGAATTTGATCATCGGTAACCGGCATTTACCCGCTGAACAATCGTTTATGAATGGAACTTTACGTGGTGAGAACATTTTTGTTCCCATCACTACTATCATAGGTGGACAAAAAAATGCGGGTCATGGTTGGCAGATGCTAGTTGAATGCCTATCCATTGGCCGCTCAATTTCTTTACCTGCTTTAGGTTCTGCGTCTTCTTCAGTCGCTTATCTAACGACCGGGGCTTTTGCCAGGATTCGTCGGCAATTTGCAGTCGAAATTGGCAATTTTGAAGGGATAGAAGAAAAGCTGGCAGAAGTAGCGGGGTTAAATTACATAGTGAATGCTACCCGCCTCTTAACTGTAGCTGCAGTTAATCAACATAAAAAACCCTCTGTGGCCTCTGCGATTACTAAATATTTTAATACTGAGCTCGCACGAATTGCGATCAATGACGCGATGGATATCCATGCGGGTCGTGCTGTGGTCACAGGAGAGCGCAATTACCTCTTTGATTTTTACCAAAGCATTCCTGTTTCGGTGACTGTAGAGGGGGCAAATATCATGTCCCGCAATTTGCTCATTTTTGGGCAAGGCTCTATGGCTTGCCATCCCTACGTACGGGATGAGTTTTATGCGATATCCCGCAATGATAAAGAGGGTTTTCGCCAATTGATTTGGCAGCATATTAATTATTCAATGCGTAATTTTGCCAAAGCACTTTGCTCCGCATGGACTGCTGGCTTATTTATCGAAGCTCCGGGAAATGAACTAAATTATGGGTACAAAAAATTGGCCCGGTTAAGCCATGCCTTGGCCTGGTTAGCAGATTTATCTTTAATTTATTTGGGAGGGGATTTAAAGCGTAAGGAGCGTTTGTCTGCAAGACTAGCGGACGGGATGTCTTTCCTTTATATGGCAATGGCTGTACTTCGTTCCTACCAAGAAAATAATGAGAACCCAGATGAGAAGCTGCATGCTAAATGGGCGTTAAAGTATTGCTTCTATCAAGCACAAAAATCGATGATTGCTTTTTGCCGTAATTTTCCATCAAGACCATTGGGATTCTTAATGCGTTTAGTTGCCTTTCCTTTTGGGCAAACAATGGCTTATCCAAGTGACAAACTTGATCATCAGTTAGCCCGATTGATGATGAAAAATAATCATTATCGGAATCGCATGTCGAAATTGATCTTTTTAAGCGGGGATCGAAAACAACCGGTCGACAGAATGGAGCAAACTTTGCAACTCATTATTAACCATGATGAATTGTACAAGAGGATAAACGATCTTAAACGGTATAAATTCGGCGCTTTGAAAGAAAAAATCGCTGAAAAAGTGGCGAAAGGCGAATTATCTCAAGCAGAAGCTGATAATATCATCAGCGTAGAGCGAGCTTGCTGGGATGCCATTCAGGTAGACGAGTTTTCTTTTGACTCCTTGAAAAAGAAGAGTTTTGCTTCTCTTGCGGATACTTTTCCAAATCCAATGGATTAG
- the ppk1 gene encoding polyphosphate kinase 1, with protein sequence MSNDLGNPEYYINREFTALSFNERVLQLAKDERVPLLERMRFLCICSGNLDEFFEIRVAGLKEKMALHSRKLYIDGLQADEIFGQLSKKVHLLTDELYEIFNKELIPAMKKANIHFLPVEEWDDDIHLWAKHYFKNEILPIVSPIALDLAHPFPRLFNKSLNFIISLRGKDAFDRNIDYAVVHAPRSLPRMIPLPSELCTEGGSYFVYLSSIIQTHIHRLFPGMEINGCYPFRLTRNSDLFLREEEIEDLAVAVQRELFTRHYGHVVRLEVDIDCPANIVDFLLQKHHLHHEDAYYCDGPVNLQRYYSVVNRIDRPELNYPPLTVQYPEFIHQKRNLFNVLDEQDILLHHPYQSFEVVIDFVRQAAADPAVLAIKQTLYRTHSESVMVKALVEAARSGKEVTAVIELRARFDEESNLKLANRLHEAGVLVLYGVMGYKTHAKMTLVVRRTHGKLKHYVHLGTGNYHEQTAKRYTDLGLLTCEPTIAADTQVIFQQLTGLGRAVKLKALCHSPFTLQKNLLQLIEQCRQAASEGQEAEIYIKVNGLTDKTMIQALYQASQAGVKINLLVRSVCCLKPGIPGISDNIRVISIVGRFLEHHRVYYFRTGNEERYYCASADLMERNLYTRIEVMFPILDEACRRRIKQEIFKNYLRDNTNAWEMQADGSYKRLGNGTYSAQEKLLELYSKNGH encoded by the coding sequence GTGAGCAATGATTTGGGTAACCCAGAATACTATATCAATCGCGAATTTACAGCATTATCTTTTAATGAGCGAGTCTTGCAACTGGCGAAAGACGAACGTGTCCCTTTATTAGAACGTATGCGTTTTCTTTGCATTTGCAGTGGTAATCTCGATGAATTTTTCGAAATCCGAGTTGCTGGTTTAAAAGAAAAAATGGCGCTTCATTCAAGAAAGCTCTACATTGACGGACTTCAAGCTGACGAAATTTTTGGGCAGCTCAGTAAAAAAGTTCATCTCCTTACCGATGAGTTATATGAAATCTTCAATAAAGAACTCATACCCGCAATGAAAAAAGCGAATATCCATTTCCTTCCTGTCGAAGAATGGGACGATGATATTCATCTCTGGGCAAAACATTATTTCAAAAATGAAATTCTACCTATTGTCAGTCCTATAGCGCTTGATTTAGCACACCCTTTTCCGCGGTTATTTAATAAAAGCTTGAATTTTATTATTTCTTTACGAGGTAAAGATGCATTTGATCGGAACATCGACTACGCAGTGGTTCATGCACCTCGTTCCTTACCACGTATGATTCCCTTACCTTCAGAACTTTGTACTGAGGGAGGTAGTTATTTTGTTTATTTATCTTCGATCATTCAAACCCATATTCATCGATTATTTCCTGGGATGGAAATTAACGGTTGCTATCCTTTCCGCTTAACTCGTAATAGTGATTTATTTTTACGCGAAGAAGAAATTGAGGATTTAGCTGTTGCTGTTCAACGTGAATTATTTACACGACACTATGGTCATGTGGTGCGTCTTGAAGTAGACATTGATTGCCCTGCAAATATTGTTGATTTTCTTCTGCAGAAACATCACTTACACCATGAAGATGCTTATTATTGTGATGGACCAGTCAATTTACAGCGTTATTACAGTGTCGTAAACCGTATTGATCGCCCGGAGTTGAATTACCCGCCTCTGACTGTCCAATACCCAGAATTCATCCATCAAAAGCGTAATTTGTTTAATGTCTTGGATGAGCAAGATATTTTATTGCATCATCCCTATCAAAGTTTTGAAGTAGTGATTGATTTTGTCCGCCAAGCTGCAGCAGATCCGGCAGTTTTAGCGATTAAACAAACCCTTTATCGAACGCACTCTGAATCAGTCATGGTAAAAGCCCTTGTAGAGGCAGCCCGTTCTGGCAAAGAAGTCACAGCAGTGATTGAATTGCGTGCGCGCTTTGATGAAGAATCCAATTTAAAACTCGCAAATCGTCTACACGAGGCCGGTGTTCTCGTTTTATATGGCGTAATGGGCTACAAGACGCATGCTAAAATGACGCTTGTCGTGCGGCGTACTCACGGAAAACTAAAACACTATGTCCATTTAGGAACGGGGAATTATCATGAGCAAACGGCAAAACGTTACACCGATTTAGGGTTACTGACTTGTGAACCAACGATTGCTGCCGACACCCAAGTGATTTTTCAACAGCTCACAGGATTGGGACGGGCAGTTAAACTTAAAGCCCTTTGCCACTCTCCATTTACTCTACAAAAAAATTTGCTGCAACTCATTGAACAATGCCGCCAAGCAGCCAGTGAGGGACAAGAAGCAGAAATCTACATAAAAGTTAACGGATTAACAGATAAAACGATGATTCAGGCTCTTTATCAAGCGTCCCAAGCCGGAGTGAAAATAAATTTGTTAGTGCGCAGTGTTTGCTGCCTTAAACCAGGCATTCCGGGCATTTCTGATAATATTCGTGTCATTTCGATAGTCGGCCGATTTCTTGAACACCATCGAGTCTATTATTTCCGCACAGGAAATGAAGAGCGTTATTACTGTGCAAGTGCTGATTTGATGGAGCGCAATCTTTATACACGGATTGAAGTCATGTTTCCTATTCTTGATGAGGCTTGTCGTCGGCGGATTAAGCAGGAAATTTTTAAAAATTATTTAAGGGACAACACCAATGCTTGGGAAATGCAGGCTGATGGCAGTTATAAACGACTCGGAAATGGAACGTATAGCGCGCAAGAGAAACTATTAGAATTGTATTCAAAAAATGGCCATTAG
- the efp gene encoding elongation factor P yields the protein MATYSTNEFKNGLKVMVDNAPCSIVDCEFVKPGKGQAFTRVKIRNLKTGRVVERTFKSGETLESADVADVEMQYLYNDGEQWHFMVPDTFEQYAVSRDTLADAAQWLKEQDICIVTLWNNEPIQVTPPNFVILAITDTDPGLKGDTSGGGGKPATLETGAVVRVPLFVQTGELIKVDTRKGEYVSRAKE from the coding sequence ATGGCTACCTACAGCACAAATGAATTTAAGAATGGCTTAAAAGTCATGGTCGATAATGCACCATGCAGCATCGTTGATTGCGAATTCGTTAAACCTGGTAAAGGTCAAGCGTTTACTCGAGTCAAAATTCGTAATTTAAAAACCGGACGCGTGGTTGAGCGCACCTTTAAATCAGGTGAAACACTAGAATCAGCCGATGTAGCTGATGTGGAAATGCAATATTTGTATAACGATGGGGAACAATGGCATTTTATGGTTCCTGATACCTTTGAACAATACGCGGTAAGCCGAGACACATTGGCTGACGCAGCACAATGGTTAAAAGAGCAAGACATTTGTATTGTTACCTTATGGAATAATGAACCTATACAGGTTACTCCACCTAATTTTGTTATTCTAGCAATAACTGATACCGATCCTGGTCTTAAAGGGGATACTTCTGGAGGCGGTGGCAAACCAGCGACTCTTGAAACTGGTGCTGTAGTCCGTGTTCCTTTATTTGTACAAACAGGCGAGCTTATTAAAGTCGATACACGTAAAGGAGAATACGTTTCTCGGGCTAAAGAATAA
- a CDS encoding chromate transporter: MMNNLLAIILSFGKIGFISLGGGNSMLKLLEYEAVTNRHWITSEEFVSMVGASFLFPGLTAVKLAALIGYKASGILGLILALTCLNLPGLILAVLGYQVLSSNNSPVTHKIMVSVQYGALALLAAASYSVAQGIFGVYYSLPITIATILFFIGLTYFQLSPFWGFIAFIGICFFLVKPS, translated from the coding sequence ATGATGAATAATCTTCTCGCCATTATACTCAGCTTTGGCAAAATTGGTTTCATCTCCTTAGGTGGCGGTAATTCCATGTTAAAACTTTTGGAATACGAAGCGGTCACCAATCGCCACTGGATTACCTCAGAAGAATTTGTCAGTATGGTGGGGGCAAGCTTCCTTTTTCCTGGTTTGACTGCAGTCAAGCTAGCAGCATTAATCGGCTATAAAGCATCAGGAATACTGGGTTTAATTTTGGCATTAACTTGCTTAAACCTTCCAGGGCTGATTTTAGCCGTCTTAGGCTATCAGGTGTTGAGTTCGAATAATAGTCCCGTCACCCACAAAATTATGGTCAGCGTTCAATACGGCGCCTTAGCTCTTTTAGCCGCCGCTTCTTACTCAGTCGCGCAAGGTATTTTTGGTGTGTATTACTCGCTCCCAATTACCATAGCGACTATTTTATTTTTTATCGGACTCACTTATTTTCAGCTCTCACCTTTTTGGGGATTTATTGCGTTTATTGGAATTTGCTTTTTCCTCGTCAAACCTAGTTAA
- the epmB gene encoding EF-P beta-lysylation protein EpmB — MRDYAVTWQKILAQGFTSVNELLEFLSLPLELGSAVAEQQFKTRVPRGFAARMQPGNPHDPLLLQVLAVNEELQTVDNYATDPLAESSTNPLQGLIHKYQGRVLLTLTGVCAVNCRFCFRRHFPYQNNNPGRNGWQEVLNYIRHDPTIFEVILSGGDPLLATDKMLGDFINQLETIQHIRTIRFHTRIPVVLPERINDALLTILSDTRLRKVIVLHCNHPQELDEGVQQVCSALRQVGCHLLNQTVLLKAINDDAEILANLSERLFDCGVLPYYLHVLDKVVGAAHFDLSEKLARAIHLQLQSLLPGYLVPRLVREVPGKAHKLWL; from the coding sequence ATGCGAGATTACGCTGTGACTTGGCAAAAAATCCTGGCGCAAGGATTCACCTCCGTCAATGAATTGCTAGAGTTCCTATCATTACCTTTGGAATTAGGCAGTGCGGTAGCTGAACAACAATTTAAAACCCGAGTTCCTCGAGGGTTTGCAGCGCGTATGCAGCCGGGTAATCCACATGATCCGCTTTTATTGCAAGTTCTAGCGGTTAATGAGGAGTTGCAGACAGTGGATAACTATGCCACTGACCCCCTTGCTGAGTCCTCTACTAATCCTTTGCAGGGATTAATACATAAATATCAAGGCAGGGTGCTTCTCACATTAACAGGTGTGTGTGCTGTTAATTGCCGTTTTTGTTTTAGACGCCATTTTCCCTATCAAAATAATAATCCTGGCCGCAACGGTTGGCAGGAGGTTCTGAATTATATCCGTCACGATCCAACAATTTTCGAAGTTATATTGAGTGGGGGCGACCCGTTGTTAGCTACAGATAAAATGCTGGGTGATTTTATAAATCAATTAGAAACTATCCAACATATACGTACAATTCGGTTTCACACACGAATCCCAGTAGTCTTGCCGGAACGCATCAACGATGCTTTATTAACCATACTTTCCGATACCCGATTGCGCAAAGTGATTGTGTTGCATTGTAATCATCCCCAAGAATTAGATGAGGGGGTGCAGCAAGTCTGTAGTGCACTGCGTCAGGTTGGTTGCCACTTGCTCAATCAAACTGTCTTATTGAAAGCAATCAATGATGACGCAGAAATTTTGGCTAATTTAAGTGAGCGCTTATTTGATTGTGGTGTTTTGCCTTATTATTTGCATGTCTTAGATAAAGTGGTGGGTGCGGCTCATTTTGATTTATCAGAAAAATTAGCTCGTGCGATTCATTTACAATTACAAAGCTTATTACCTGGTTATTTAGTGCCTCGTTTAGTGCGTGAGGTACCAGGTAAAGCGCATAAACTATGGTTATAA